A genomic segment from Micropterus dolomieu isolate WLL.071019.BEF.003 ecotype Adirondacks linkage group LG03, ASM2129224v1, whole genome shotgun sequence encodes:
- the derl1 gene encoding derlin-1 isoform X1: MSDLGDWFRSIPFITRYWFAASIVVPFIGKLGLVDFRNLMLFPELVFNRFHLWRPVTATLYFPITPNTGFLYMVNLYFLYHYSTRLETGAFDSRPADYIFMLFFNWICIVIVGLLMNMRLLMIPLIMSVLYVWAQFNKDMIVSFWFGTRFKAHYLPWVILAFNFIIGGSFVNELTGNLVGHLYFFLMFKYPMDLGGRSFLTTPEFLYRFFPNRRGGVSGFGVPPSRRPAAQEPAAGGRHNWGQGNRLGGE, translated from the exons ATGTCAGATCTCGGGGACTGGTTCAGAAGCATCCCTTTCATCACCCGGTACTGGTTTGCTGCCTCGATTGTTGTTCCCTTTATTGGGAAACTAGGACTGGTTGATTTCAGAAACCTCATGCTGTTTCCGGAGCTGGTCTTTAACAGATTTCAT CTCTGGAGACCGGTGACAGCCACCCTATATTTCCCAATAACCCCTAATACTGGGTTTTTGTACATGGTCAACCTGTACTTCCTCTACCACTACTCCACTCGGCTTGAGACAG GGGCGTTTGATAGCAGACCTGCGGACTACATCTTCATGCTCTTCTTCAACTGGATATGCATTGTT ATAGTTGGGCTGCTGATGAACATGCGG CTGCTGATGATCCCGCTGATCATGTCGGTACTCTACGTCTGGGCTCAGTTCAACAAAGACATGATTGTTTCCTTCTGGTTCGGAACACGATTCAAG GCACATTATCTACCTTGGGTCATCCTGGCCTTCAACTTTATCATTGGAGGCTC GTTTGTAAATGAACTGACAGGGAACCTGGTGGGTCACCTCTACTTCTTCCTCATGTTCAAATACCCCATGGACCTGGGAGGACGCTCCTTCCTCACCACACCAGAGTTCTT gTATCGGTTCTTCCCTAACAGGAGGGGAGGGGTGTCGGGCTTTGGAGTCCCTCCCAGCAGGAGACCAGCTGCCCAGGAGCCGGCAGCAGGAGGCCGTCACAACTGGGGCCAAGGCAACCGTCTGGGGGGTGAATGA
- the derl1 gene encoding derlin-1 isoform X2, with translation MLWRPVTATLYFPITPNTGFLYMVNLYFLYHYSTRLETGAFDSRPADYIFMLFFNWICIVIVGLLMNMRLLMIPLIMSVLYVWAQFNKDMIVSFWFGTRFKAHYLPWVILAFNFIIGGSFVNELTGNLVGHLYFFLMFKYPMDLGGRSFLTTPEFLYRFFPNRRGGVSGFGVPPSRRPAAQEPAAGGRHNWGQGNRLGGE, from the exons ATG CTCTGGAGACCGGTGACAGCCACCCTATATTTCCCAATAACCCCTAATACTGGGTTTTTGTACATGGTCAACCTGTACTTCCTCTACCACTACTCCACTCGGCTTGAGACAG GGGCGTTTGATAGCAGACCTGCGGACTACATCTTCATGCTCTTCTTCAACTGGATATGCATTGTT ATAGTTGGGCTGCTGATGAACATGCGG CTGCTGATGATCCCGCTGATCATGTCGGTACTCTACGTCTGGGCTCAGTTCAACAAAGACATGATTGTTTCCTTCTGGTTCGGAACACGATTCAAG GCACATTATCTACCTTGGGTCATCCTGGCCTTCAACTTTATCATTGGAGGCTC GTTTGTAAATGAACTGACAGGGAACCTGGTGGGTCACCTCTACTTCTTCCTCATGTTCAAATACCCCATGGACCTGGGAGGACGCTCCTTCCTCACCACACCAGAGTTCTT gTATCGGTTCTTCCCTAACAGGAGGGGAGGGGTGTCGGGCTTTGGAGTCCCTCCCAGCAGGAGACCAGCTGCCCAGGAGCCGGCAGCAGGAGGCCGTCACAACTGGGGCCAAGGCAACCGTCTGGGGGGTGAATGA